A section of the Xylanibacillus composti genome encodes:
- a CDS encoding ABC transporter permease produces MTVFQFVLKRSFRNVTNLIFLTLFPAACIFLPQGDPWPLLPYGYQFFGILLLFVSIRLTLNIQADRATGVMKRLSVAPLSHFRYLSQNLLAYLLIIAAQCTLVVYGGVLYGQPLYQPFLLLILYISYSLAALAVALAWVSFFRNKDVAFFGFVSLVFLVAVLGGLMIPVSMFPEWLARIAVLFPTYWLAEGQNWIVFGGKSGEFLFVNVILWIYAIVFMIIGSMRKIH; encoded by the coding sequence ATGACCGTCTTTCAGTTTGTTCTGAAAAGAAGCTTTCGCAACGTGACCAATTTGATCTTTCTCACGCTGTTCCCGGCAGCTTGCATCTTCTTGCCGCAAGGCGACCCATGGCCCCTGCTCCCATACGGCTATCAGTTTTTTGGCATTCTTCTCCTGTTCGTCAGCATCCGGCTGACCTTGAACATTCAGGCGGATCGGGCGACCGGTGTCATGAAGCGGCTGTCGGTCGCTCCGCTCAGCCATTTCCGTTACTTGAGCCAGAATCTGTTGGCCTATTTGCTGATTATCGCCGCACAGTGTACGCTTGTAGTCTATGGAGGCGTGTTGTACGGACAGCCGCTGTATCAGCCTTTCCTGCTGCTGATTCTTTATATTTCTTACAGCTTGGCCGCCTTGGCTGTAGCTTTGGCATGGGTCTCGTTTTTCCGCAATAAGGATGTGGCGTTTTTTGGTTTTGTGTCGCTTGTTTTTCTGGTTGCTGTGCTGGGCGGCCTTATGATTCCTGTGAGCATGTTCCCGGAATGGCTTGCCCGCATAGCGGTTTTGTTCCCTACCTACTGGCTGGCTGAAGGCCAGAATTGGATCGTCTTTGGCGGGAAGTCAGGCGAATTTTTGTTTGTGAATGTGATTTTATGGATATACGCTATCGTGTTTATGATTATCGGCAGCATGAGAAAGATTCACTGA